The following nucleotide sequence is from Hirundo rustica isolate bHirRus1 chromosome 15, bHirRus1.pri.v3, whole genome shotgun sequence.
TATAAGTTTTGGCTCTCACAAACCTGATTTGATGCTTGTTGTAAACTGATCTCAGTTTCAGGTGATTTTGGTGGGAATGGGACTTGATGTAACACTTGAAGAGAAACTCAGTCCTAGACAAAACTCTCTCTGACAGTAGAAATGTCAGGGTTTGATATTTTGTTGTGTAGaacttttcaaagcaaatacttctgtatacatgtatatatttaCAGAGGACTCCTAATAAACATTCACATTGGCTTGTATAACGTGTAGAATATACAGCAGGATTATTGACAGGACTTTCTCATTGATTTGCCAAGGAATCTGCTCAAACAATTCTCCGTGGCACAGAAGAGAAATGTGGCAGCAGCCGGGTGAGGACGGTGTCTGGGAGTCGGCCGCCGCTGCTCTTCCGCCTGTCTGAAAACTCTGGGGATGAAAGCATGAGTGATGTGGCATTTgactccctgccctgctctccctcctctgcaACCCCTCACAGCCACAAGGTGGACATGCTCAGTGAGTGAGCCTCATACGCCTCCTCTGGGGGGTTCCTGAACCTTGGAGTTGTCTTACTTTGCTTTTGTCTTACTTTGCTTCTAAGCACAACAGCATTGAATTAGTCCAGAACAGTTGTTTCTAATGCTTCTCTTtgagcagaaataaaactgaaagtacTTCTATGTAGATAATTAACACACAGATGCTTCTGTGaataaacagcaataaaatgGTGATATCTAGAGCTTTTTCCTCAAGCGTGTTATCCTTATaataacagcaaatatttttttgctccTAGATTGGCCTGTGTTCAGTGAAGTAGATAATTTGGATCAGCTTGACAACAAAAGGGTGAGTGTCTTTCCAACAGAAAATGAGGTTGCAGTTGCCTGATGAAATGCGTATTTGTAGGACTTCCCAAAGGTTTTGTTCAGTAAAAGCACATAAAGGTGCTCTGCCTATTTCTGTTGCTGCGATCATGCTACCTCTGTGCATTTGTTGTTTCTAGTAAAGGAAGAATATTTTAtcttaatatttcattattttgccACCAGAAATTTATTTGCATCTGGTGTATTTTAACAGGTACTTAAAGCACGTGCCTGTTCCCCTGCCTGCATGTTGTGTCTTGGGCACTTGTGCCAACTGCTGTGGTGTGAATGCTAAAGAATCCCTATGGATTCTGCATATACCATGGGTACCATGGGATATTAGAGAACCTTGCCTGGGGGGATGCAAGAAGTTTGCAATGggcattttccagtgctgggCTTTAATGCCAGGGGCTGTCAGTTACTGGTTTATCACTGAAGCTGAAAATTAGTGGATTCTTGATTTGATAAAATGTAAAAGTCCTTGAGTTGTTTTAATTAACGTAAGGGAGAAGACAATCTTAGACCCCACTTTATGTATCATTAAGTCCTGCTCCTTCTGACTGAGGTAGCACAATCATTTTCATCCAGTATAACCATCCAGTGTTTTTCATCAAACCAGCAAAAGGTTTGCTCTGTGAGAAATGTCAAGCAGAGGTCCTTACAAAGTGTAATGCTAATGCTGTTCTGTTCTTGACGTCTGTAGGATTTTGAAAATGGTGGAGACAGTGGATATCCCAGTGAAAAGAGAAGTGAGACAGAAGATCTGGATCACAGAGAGAGGGTATGAACCTGACTGGTATAGCAGAATTGGGCCTGTTCCTACTTTGGTTTTGTAGAAGAATCTGGTTTTTTTTATCCTTCCTGATCTAGATCTGATCCTGATCTAGACtttgaaaacagaggaaataatgaaatttcCCCATGTTGCAAAATTACTCATTCATATTGAGAATGACAGTTTGGCaggagaaagattatttttaatgagtaGCTTAATTTCAAATACCTTATTTGGTTAGATGttgttgtgtgggttttttaaatattgtgtaTTGCATTTAGATGTAGCCATCTTCTTGTCATGTGGAATCCATGAATATGATCTGCTTTCAGACTTGTTTATCCTCTCTACTTTGTATGGTTTGAAACATTACAGAACTTAACATTGTTGTCAGGTAATAATATGGAGCTTTAGAATTCCTAGGAGTTAGTTGGTTACTCCtctaaaatacaaattcttaaataaatgctttttgaCCTGGTGATCTTAATTAGAAGACAGGAAAGAGAATACTGCTTCCAAAGATACCACTCCTTTTGTCACCTCCTTGTGGCAAGGTGTTTGTCATGGCATCTCCAGCTTACAGGGTGAAAGCCCATGTGTGCCGAGTTCTTTATCATTTTTGGTATGCTGCTTAATATATTGTGATGTCACTGGAAGAAAAGTATCCAGTGGAAAGAGTTTTGGTCATTGTCACTATTAATTCTGCAGGGTAGGAATAGTCTAGAGGCATAACTGGCACACATCACTTGCTGCAGGTTGAATGATGCAAATCTTTACATTAACGTAGGGCCATTCAAACAACAACCGGAGGCAGGAGTCTGATGAAGACAGTTTGGGAAGCTCTGCAAGGgtaaataaagcagaaatattcACAGACTGAGTTTGCTGCTCTGCTTGTCCTTTGTTCCACTGATCTGCCACCTAACCACATCACTAAACCAGatgctggttttccttttcagctacagaaaatgtttattaataTCGACTTACCACTCTGttatttccttttatgttttgtctttatttctcattaaagTACTGTGAAACAAATTGTCACCTCAGTAGCTGACCTCTGTCATAAGTTAGTGATTATGCATGGGTTTCTcccttgaaaacaaaataacagctctgtgaaattttttttttgcctaaataaattatatttcctTTCTGCACCTTATTTTTGGAATTGCATCCTGTCTGTGGTTGTATGATTTCTTAAAAACATGCAGTGTTTGAAACAGATACACAGTGAAGATACCTGCTGTCACCTAACTGAGTTAGGAAGGGCCAGACCTTGTATGCTTTTACAAAATATAACTGTGATAATTGGTCTTGGGCATAAACTTAAATAACTActgtgaaaggaaagaaaaaacagagttTCGACAACAATTAATAATCTATCTAGATCcaattttcataatttccttttattttatattcctgTTTCATAAAATTGAAACAGCTTTAACAGACTGAAGTTCTGTGGCAGTAGCCTTTCCTGTTGTGTTTTCCCTGTGTACCTGTAAAGGCCTTAATTATGATAGGATTATTTTCAGCTACTGTTTCCCACCAATCCATTATGttcaaaaatttcttcatttgggTTGCTTCTCCTGAGAAATGCCAGTGCATGTATCTGCCTGTAATCTTCTGCATTGTTACATGTCATTGTTCTAGAATGCAAGCTGCATTTAAAGTGTTGTGAACTGAAATTCTGAACAGAAAAGTAcgggtttcatttttttttcttgtgcatgGAAAACTTCAGTGCTTGCAGTGCAACTATTCAGTTGCATATTTTTGTAAGTAACTTGTTCTAATTCAGAACTTTGAGATGATTCTTCAAAGTGATGATGTTTGGATTAGAAATGGAGGGGTTTGCTCCATTCCTTTAATGAAGAATAATAACCATTTATTCAGATACTAACCTGacttttgaaagctgttttcaaaTACAGTATTTACTACTAAGTAACAATATTAATAGAGGCTTTGATTCCTGGATGGTAATCCATATGGATAGGAATTCTAATTTTGAATATAAGTAATagtatatttcatatttcagatCAGTGTGGAGAAATGGAATCTTTACAACTCTTCCAGAGTCCACATCCACAGACCGTCCTGTGTTGCCCAAGAAATTCAGAGGCTCAATGCACTAgaacttgaaaagaaaattgggaAGTCAGTCCTTGGAAAGGTAGGATGGGTCTGCTGGTACTGTTTTATCCAACAAGAAACATCTTGTATTTATTACTTACATAGAGGTGTTGCCCTGCTTGCCTTTATTTGTGCAGTTGAAAATAACACATCTATACCTTTTTGTCACCTACCCATGTTGTATAAGGGACATCTGAGTTCAGGAACCCATGAATCCCATCTGCTTTTAGCCTTGCAGCATTTGGGCTCCTCTGGGAAGAACCCTGCTGTTGCTAGTCTGCCTTTCCAGAGGTGTCACCCAGAGAAGATACAGTGGGATGAGTGTGGTGTGCCTGACTCACATACCTTGCACACAGGCAAAGCTCCTGAAAACTGGTGGCATGGACTGACTCTTTTTACTCCAGACTAGTCCAGATAATGGAAATGTGAATTAAGTTTGCGGTTATGTATGGCCTTAAGTCCACTCCTATAACATGATGTAAATCTTTCTGAACATCCTGGAGGCCTTAGGTGTTTCGAGTCTTTTGGTGTGGGCAGAAACctatttttcacagaaacatttagGTTGGAGCTCatagatcatcaagtccaacctctGACCAATCATCACCTTTTCAACCAGACCATAACACTCAATGCCATatccagttgtttcttgaacacctTCAGGAacagtgattccaccacttccctgggcagtccattccaatgttTCACAACCCTTCCCATGAAGAAGTTCTTCCCAATGTCCAAACTGAAcatcccctggtgcagcttgaggcgatgtcctctcatcctgtcaccagctgctgggagatGATGCTGAGCCCCACCTCACTAGAACCTCCTTTCAGATAATTGGAGAGAGTACTAAGgcttcccctgagcctcctgttACTCCAGGACACTTGGTAAAGTATGAGCAGAGGGGTTTTGAGGGGTCAGATCCCTACATCATTCTGCATCTCTCCTGTGCAATTGTGTCCAGGTTCACCTGGCCATGGTTCGCTATCACGAAGCCGGGCGCTTCTGCGAGAAGGACAAGGAATGGGACCAGGAGTCAGCCCTGTTCCACCTGGAGCACGCTGCAGACTGTGGGGAGCTGGAAGCCATCGTTGGGTTAGGCCTCATGTGCTCTCAGCTGCCACATCACATTCTTTCCGAGGTCACTCTCGAGGTAtggaaaatgctaaaaaaacAGAATTGTGATCCATTGTAAAAATAACATAAGAATAGCAggaaacagacaaaacaaaaactgtagTTAGGTGTTCTGGAGGCTCTTCAGAGAAAATAGATTACCTGTAATTTAGGATTTGGACAAAAGAGCAAAAAACAATGCctctttttggttttgccaACAAGTTACTGCATGCCTTTGGGAAGCTTTGGAAGCCATCTTCACTGttcagctgctttgtttcttgTGGCTCTGCCAGTTTCTCGGGCATACTAAATACCTGCTGACTTTGGGAAACTGCATTTAATGTTAGAGGGATGAAGGGATGGTTTTAGAAACATGcattttaaaggttttgttCCTTTACTAGGATACAaaggagaacagaaataaaggatTTAATTAtttgctgagagcagcagaagctggagaCAGGCCTTCCATGATTCTGGTAGCAAGAGCATATGATACAGGTGTCAATCTGGGTGCAGACAGGTACTGTGCATGGCTGAGTAAGTTAACTTGGTGGTACTTCACTGAGGCAAGGCTGGGGCAatggtttttctgcttttgtattttaGCATGTCTTTGTTACTTACATGAGTTTTGTGTTTTGCAGAACAGTGATAGTCTTTAAATTTCTCACTGTCAAATAACATTAGACTTCTAATTGAAGTTCACTGAGTGTTCTCAGTGTGCAAAATATctgattttaaagtatttataaaAGACTCTGCAACTTcagtttttttctaaattgGTTACTCTCACAAATATAAATGCCAGACCAAAACCGTATAACTGGTAGTGAAGCTTGGATGCTGGAGTTCAGCAAAACACTTCAGTCTGATACTTTCTCCTGTAATTCCTGCATAAAGTGACCCCAGCCTCATTTTGTAGTGACCTAATGCTGCAGTGCAGTTACTGAGTCTCCATGAGAACATTTGCTTTCTTGGAGAGAAAGGCTCTGAGAAGCCAGTACAAAATTGGATGCTGAATCTCCAATGCAAAGTACATTTGTTTCCTAAGGGAACCATCTTCaagcattatttttaacttcagagCCCAGGATTGGAAGGAGGCACTGCACTGGTACAACACGGCACTGAACATGACCGAGTGTGATGAGGGAGGTGAATATGATGGCACTCAGGATGAGCCCCGGTATCTGCTCCTGGCCAGGGAAGCAGAGATGTTAATGATGGGAGGGTTCAACCTGGATAAGGATCCACAGAGATCAGGTGAGgccttgttttgtttcagttatcTATAatcttgcttttccttcctttctcccccaGCATGTACCCCAAAAATAGATTTCTTGCTTCAGCTGTTACAAAACATAGAGAGGGGCAATACCTTCAGATTTAATGGCACTGGGTGTAACAAGGCTGGTAACAGTGAGAGATCTTGGCAGGGACAGGGTAGTGGGTGGTGCCAGGTCCAATCTGTGACACACTGAGTCACTGCCAGGCAACCTTCACTCCCTCTGAGGTCGCTCTTCTGGGTCACTCCCCTGAGCTGCAGGTTGCTGCTTGTAATTTGAATTACACCCATGACTCCCAGGCCCTACACAACAATCTCTTAGTTGCTGTGTAACCTACATGCTAGACACTGTTACCAtagtttttctgagccttttgattttcttaaatggagacagatctttttagttattgtgcaatattaagagcagttttctatctttctcacagatgtaacataaacaaatcctttgtttgcatatttctaatctgaaaacaattgtaactgacagttggtctggccactgaggctgaggggtggaaaccccaaaaagccaatcttctgctagacccacaaatgtataaaaagtaaaaaaataaacaaaggggcctCTTCTTctttcagctctctcagctgtgagctgggatcagaaggacctctgcgaaaatctcttgtccgtgtgtgactgctttgtgtgtctcggtgacaggaCACCTGTCTTGGGGGGCTCCTGAGGGCTGGTCCTGTTTCCAGTCCTTCCAAATACATTGGAAGGGTAACTTTCAACTtggagagcagagggcagaaCCCCACCTGCCGTAACTCTGACACTGTTAAAACACACCCATACATCCGGCTCTGCAGTTTGACCTCagtttctccctttctcctttaTTTGCTTCAGGCTAAAGCCatattcttttttcattctgtcaACATAACTGATGCTGTTTCCTCTCTAGGTGAGCTTtacacagaagcagcagaagcagccatGGAAGCCATGAAGGGCAGGCTGGCAAATCAATACTACCAAAAAGCAGAAGAGGCTTGGGCGATGATGGAAGAATGACACTGAAATGAAGCAGTTCCTGTATATAAATTTTTTATAGGCTTGCTGCATTTGCAGctaaaaagatgtatttttatgtggagttgctgggttgttttggtttttttttaattttagttttatcactttttttaaGGGTAGAAATTTAAATAGGAGTAGTAATGTGGGTGCCATAGCATActtctgtttgtgttttaaagctGTAATACACACACACTTGGAACTTTTGTACACTTTTTTTACTGTTAGAACTGAGTGGCCTAGTTTTTTtgacaaaagaaaatgaggcCTTATTGTTTAGGTTTTACATGTCCTGTTTTTTACACAGCAAATGATCagtgtttacatttttcttctcctccccataaacagaaaatattttcctaaattcTCAGCATTTCTTCATCGTTATTGGTGTATCTCACCAAATTTGAACATGAATGTAAATCTTCTGTTTATGGATGTTAATTACATATTACTGATGTTAATAAGTAGTCCCTTTCTATTTTGCTGACATTGTTGGACACTCGAATGAATTTCAGATGGAATCCTTAGTTTGGGGAGGGATAGGGGAGATGATTCAGATTGGTGGTGAGGGTATTCAGGGTGGAATGTTTTACTCATTACCAGCATCGCATATTATACCGTTACAAAATCCTTCATGTTCCTGATGAGGTGAGGCATACAGCTACCTCtctcattttcacattttgcaCCATATTAAAGTTTAGTTGTATAAGATTCTACTGATCTTATATTTGTCCAATCATGTACAGTAGCGAGATTTGTAATATATGGGTAATTTGAAGTTAGTTTTAGTGGCATCTCAAATCTCAGTGAAGCTAGATCATCTCACTTAAAATGTGAAGTTATTTTCCACTATTTCCAGATGGATGTTTGAAGAGGTTAGGAGATGTTGATTGACCTGTTTCTATGTACAGAAAACAATTTATATggtttaattatattttaaaatggtattttatcTGCAAATGGCGTTTAGAGAAGAGTTTCTGgttagaaagggaaaatagtATTACCCTCAAACACTTGAATTTGTGTCCTCTTTGCCTAATCCTAAGCAGTGAGGGGAGGACAAATACCTGGTGGTGGTTGAATTATCACTGCCTAGAGATAAGTTCCTTCAAATCCAGTCTTTTATTCCAAAGCTGCTGTGCCACCTCTGTGGATAGTACAGAAGCTGTTCCTATTCCTTGGTTGTGGCTAACAGTCATTTTGCCTTGGCCTTGTAGTCTCCTGAGGCCAACTGATGGGCACAAGGGGCAGCCCCTGTGAAGTGCTGATGACCTGGAATGCTCACCTCTTCAGCCAAGCTCTTAAAAGCAGACTGTGAGATGATGCAGGATTGATTAGGGTTTCTTGCATGCATAGCCAAGGGACATTAATTTcttgtaaaatgcagaaactctGCAAAGAACAGAAATCAGTTCTTCCTTTCCTGTGCGAGTGCCTGTCACTGGAATCAAATTGTGctcccattttctcttttttatggCGAGTGGATCTTGAATTGCTGTTTAGACAGTATCCAGGGGTGATGTCAATAACAACTGCCACCATCTGAAAGAAGTGAACTCCTGGTGGTTAAGGGAGGATTTGAATCTTTCCTAGGAGTGAAGGGAAAGTTACCCTTGGATGTTGTGCTTCTGGCTGGTGCTGTAACCACCAGGCAGTTGTAGCTGTGAGCAGCTTTTTGACAAATGGCAACATGTTTTTGCTGTCGATTGCAGGGGTTGTGGGAAAGTAGTGCCCAtggcctttttctttcttgttttggaTGAGGGGGAAGCTCTTCACCCGATAATGGAGGAATGTCTCGTTTCTAGATCTCAGTTGGTCTTAGGTAGTGAGGTACTAAAATGAACAGATTTTTGGACCGAATATTTTTTGTACCTGACGTGCTGAAATAGAACCAGAGGACTGCAATTCAGATGAATGTTTTCAGTGCCTGTCCAAAGTTCTGCTTTAGATGCCTAAAGCCTCTCTGGGATGATGTGGccttttttgttatttcagttCATAGCATTAAGGTATCAGCTGTCAATGAAAGGTGAAGCCACTCACCTCTCAAGACAGTCAAATAGTCTGTTTTGTGCAGAACCTGTACAGTACAGGGACAACAGCAAAATCAGACAAAAGGATTTATTTCCCTCAATAGGGTGTTGATGCCAAATCTTTTTCCTTGAGAAGGAAGCATGTGTGACAACACCACTAACCACATAGGGAGGAGATTGAAAATGCCTGTCCAAAATGTGCATGCAAAAGAGTAATTGTTGACACTTTTTGGTGTAGTTTAATTTGCTAAATTCAGTAGTTGCTAAAgttgctgacagctctgtgtaGATCTGGTATGTAAGTGTGCACACAACTCCATGCAAAAATTATTATGGTTAATTCTTTGTTTGCAAATACTTCTTTTTGGTGATGAAGACTACCTTCTGTCCTAAGGTGTATCAGATGATTTAGCCATACAATAAATGGGACTGTCaataatatgaaaatgaaaattgtttACAGAAATATTCACAACTTATTCTGTG
It contains:
- the EEF2K gene encoding eukaryotic elongation factor 2 kinase isoform X4; translation: MADEDLIFRMEGIDNARTTPADSGNYLDADSDDEDNYFICPITDDPVSNKSATTKVDNYYSNLAKTEQYSSSSSPRSFSFKETWKHAIEKAKHMPDPWAEFHLEDVETERATRYRYNAVTGDWVEDEVLIKMASQPFGRGAMRECFRTKKLSNFLHTQNWKGAYNYVAKQYIESVSRDVYFEDVRLQMEAKLWGEEYNRHKPPKQVDIVQTCIIEMKNRPGKPLFHLEHYIEGKYIKYNSNSGFVRDDNIRLTPQAFSHFTFERSGHQLIVVDIQGVGDLYTDPQIHTESGTDFGDGNLGVRGMALFFHSHFCNNICKSMGLAPFDLSSKEKDALDYNKKLLESAQTILRGTEEKCGSSRVRTVSGSRPPLLFRLSENSGDESMSDVAFDSLPCSPSSATPHSHKVDMLNWPVFSEVDNLDQLDNKRDFENGGDSGYPSEKRSETEDLDHRERISVEKWNLYNSSRVHIHRPSCVAQEIQRLNALELEKKIGKSVLGKVHLAMVRYHEAGRFCEKDKEWDQESALFHLEHAADCGELEAIVGLGLMCSQLPHHILSEVTLEDTKENRNKGFNYLLRAAEAGDRPSMILVARAYDTGVNLGADRAQDWKEALHWYNTALNMTECDEGGEYDGTQDEPRYLLLAREAEMLMMGGFNLDKDPQRSGELYTEAAEAAMEAMKGRLANQYYQKAEEAWAMMEE
- the EEF2K gene encoding eukaryotic elongation factor 2 kinase isoform X2 — translated: MADEDLIFRMEGIDNARTTPADSGNYLDADSDDEDNYFICPITDDPVSNKSATTKVDNYYSNLAKTEQYSSSSSPRSFSFKETWKHAIEKAKHMPDPWAEFHLEDVETERATRYRYNAVTGDWVEDEVLIKMASQPFGRGAMRECFRTKKLSNFLHTQNWKGAYNYVAKQYIESVSRDVYFEDVRLQMEAKLWGEEYNRHKPPKQVDIVQTCIIEMKNRPGKPLFHLEHYIEGKYIKYNSNSGFVRDDNIRLTPQAFSHFTFERSGHQLIVVDIQGVGDLYTDPQIHTESGTDFGDGNLGVRGMALFFHSHFCNNICKSMGLAPFDLSSKEKDALDYNKKLLESAQTILRGTEEKCGSSRVRTVSGSRPPLLFRLSENSGDESMSDVAFDSLPCSPSSATPHSHKVDMLNWPVFSEVDNLDQLDNKRDFENGGDSGYPSEKRSETEDLDHRERGHSNNNRRQESDEDSLGSSARISVEKWNLYNSSRVHIHRPSCVAQEIQRLNALELEKKIGKSVLGKVHLAMVRYHEAGRFCEKDKEWDQESALFHLEHAADCGELEAIVGLGLMCSQLPHHILSEVTLEDTKENRNKGFNYLLRAAEAGDRPSMILVARAYDTGVNLGADRAQDWKEALHWYNTALNMTECDEGGEYDGTQDEPRYLLLAREAEMLMMGGFNLDKDPQRSGELYTEAAEAAMEAMKGRLANQYYQKAEEAWAMMEE
- the EEF2K gene encoding eukaryotic elongation factor 2 kinase isoform X1, which gives rise to MADEDLIFRMEGIDNARTTPADSGNYLDADSDDEDNYFICPITDDPVSNKSATTKVDNYYSNLAKTEQYSSSSSPRSFSFKNDTQHRSKHGSVVDHGRETWKHAIEKAKHMPDPWAEFHLEDVETERATRYRYNAVTGDWVEDEVLIKMASQPFGRGAMRECFRTKKLSNFLHTQNWKGAYNYVAKQYIESVSRDVYFEDVRLQMEAKLWGEEYNRHKPPKQVDIVQTCIIEMKNRPGKPLFHLEHYIEGKYIKYNSNSGFVRDDNIRLTPQAFSHFTFERSGHQLIVVDIQGVGDLYTDPQIHTESGTDFGDGNLGVRGMALFFHSHFCNNICKSMGLAPFDLSSKEKDALDYNKKLLESAQTILRGTEEKCGSSRVRTVSGSRPPLLFRLSENSGDESMSDVAFDSLPCSPSSATPHSHKVDMLNWPVFSEVDNLDQLDNKRDFENGGDSGYPSEKRSETEDLDHRERGHSNNNRRQESDEDSLGSSARISVEKWNLYNSSRVHIHRPSCVAQEIQRLNALELEKKIGKSVLGKVHLAMVRYHEAGRFCEKDKEWDQESALFHLEHAADCGELEAIVGLGLMCSQLPHHILSEVTLEDTKENRNKGFNYLLRAAEAGDRPSMILVARAYDTGVNLGADRAQDWKEALHWYNTALNMTECDEGGEYDGTQDEPRYLLLAREAEMLMMGGFNLDKDPQRSGELYTEAAEAAMEAMKGRLANQYYQKAEEAWAMMEE